The Diorhabda carinulata isolate Delta chromosome 12, icDioCari1.1, whole genome shotgun sequence DNA window aattcaatgaagTTATTGTGATTATTGTTATGATAATTGAATGATTATAGaattttctgtataattttaatCAGCATTTCATTTGACAATTCTCTTATAGTCAAATAAATATGATCAAAAATGGCTACTTTTAAGACCTATCTTGACGTAAGCGTCAACTTCTTACTTATAACACTAGATGGCCAGAACGAAAACTATTTCGTACCATTGTATAACAGATTGCCTACATAAgatggaataaaataaatgaacttaTCGTAATTATTGTTatgataattgattaaaaatgtaatttttatcaCTAATCAATTCATTTGACAGATATCGGAGCTTAtagtatattgaaatgaatatgATCAAAAATAACTACTTCTAAGACCTACCTTGACGTAAACATCTGCTTCTTACTTATAACGCTAGATGGCCAAAACGGAAGTATTACTGGTTGCTTGcttatataaactatttcatttcaattcattcttatttatttataatgacgATTTGacgttattaaattattaatatctatGAATATTCCGTTTTTCAGGTAGAATAGCGTTCGAAAAACTTACAGATTACGATTACCGCGGTAACACCTATTACACAGTAAAAAATTTAAGTCTGTACGAATGTCAAGGTTGGTGTCGAGAAGAGCCGGACTGCCAAGCCGCCGCTTTCAGTTTCGTATTAAATCCTCTAATACCGATCCAAGAAACGTTATGTTTACTTCAAAACGAAACGTCGTCCAGTAATCCATCAGCTACACCTCAGAGAGCAGTTAACATGTATTACATGACGAAACTTCAACTCAGATCTGAGAATATTTGTTTGAGACCTTGGGCTTTCGAAAGAGTACCGAATAAGATGATCAGAGGACTGGACAATGCTTTGATTTATACATCGACAAAAGAAGCGTGTCTCGCAGCTTGTTTAAATGAGGTTAGATAATGttcttcattaaaaatcataaaaaaattataaaaaaaaaattcttttcaaagCTCGATTTAatcttataataaatttattataaacattgcATTAGAATGGATTGTTCCGTTCCGCCAGCGCCATCTATCGGTCTTAATATTAAACTCACcttatatttacaaaatggcGCGTCTAAGTAGGAAACTGTATTTGTTTCAGCATCGATTCACTTGTCGATCTGCAGAATATAATTACGTCACATTACAATGCCAACTCAGCGATACAGATCGGAGAACTTCGGGTCAATTCGTTCAGTTCGTTGATGCTCAAGGTGtagattatttcgaaaatttatgtttgaaagGAAACCAAGCTTGCAAAggtaaatatacataatatttgtttattatttgatattaaatgttcaattggttatttatttacgaaaaaaaaaaactatattatttatttttttaggaaatCGAAACTACGTAGTTCCCAGGATAGGAGTTGCTGATGACAAAGTAGCCCAATACGCCACTTTGCATTATTATACCGATAAGGAATTGCAAGTGACGAGCGAATCCGCCTGCAGATTAGCCTGTGAAATCGAAAACGAGTTTCTATGCAGATCATTCCTATATAAGTAAGAATAAAAATCTACTAAAATACTCAAATTACCACCACAGGTGACCCTCGTATACCTTTTTACCATAAACTTTGTTAAAACCGTCAATTTTGGTCGTccaatacaaatatttgaaaatttaacagactttcatattattttttcattttgggACAACCGGTATATATCCATTTATCTgtatacttcaattttttcaggGGAACTCCGCAAGGTAATCAATACAACTGTCAATTATTCCATTTGGATCACAAAACGTTGCCAGACGGACCTAGCACTTATTTAAACGCAGAAAGACCTCTCATTGACAACGGCGAACGTATAGGAACTTATTACGAAAACATCTGCGAAAGTAAGTACTATTCGTACCACCCCTAATTATATAAATcagattattttaattattcttatttctaaAGAAAGTAATTAGACGTGGCAACCGTGCGGGAAATGATTGCGATTCGGTAGATTAAGATTGCAGTTCGTTGATGGAAATAGAGATGGCGTAACGGTTAGAAACAGTTACTACCAATTTAATGAAGTTCCTGGCAATACTGGAATTACgagttatttatttatctactcctaattatttttatataattatatttggggaaaaaataaactgaaatcaAGCGATagatacgaaaaaaaaaatttttttttcgataaacaCACAGGCGTGTGTCATTTATACAGTGTTGCCAGAATTCAATGTAAAAGATTTTTAACTAAACTTTAGAAATTTTTGATGGGTtttgaagtaaaattttataattttaacaactacaaaataaatattttattcagtttttattaaatattttactgtatttCCAACTTTCAAAAAGATATGAAGGATTTCCATTACTCagttaaaaaaacatttggCAACACTGAAATTGTGTAATATCACGTACAGCTGATTTACGACGGCCATCTTTGTTTTACAGCTTACGTCATACATACTCAGAATTTTATCTTACAATTTATTACTGTAGGCTTAAATTTGGAGAGCcagtaatattaaaaaaaattaatcacgTGTTCAAAAGGCTCCACCTCGCTTGGAAAAAACGTTTGGATAACTATGAGGTTAGATAAACATAAAATCACGCGTAGTATCTATAATTTAAGTTTGTCAGAGTCGTTTCTATACAACCCCCCgtataatataatgataaaataaaaaaaaataatgattttaatgtATATACATTATAACTTTCATTCCCATTGTGTTTATTTGCGGTTACAAATTCCTCTAGTCCGATACCATATAATCAGCTGATACAAGATGGCGCGTCGTTGCcagattttcatagaaatatgcgagataattaaaaatttaatttcgtaatttttattgaatagaaTCTTCTACAACCGCTCCTGGATCGCCTTCCGATAATTCCTTACCGGTCGTATTCGAAACAACCGAAGATACGACCTTGAACAACCTAACCAGAAATGACGTCAACTGTGATAAAACTGGTACTTGTTATGACGGTAAGTATAcggtattatatatttttataaataacattcgtacaataaaaaaatcgattatatctTTATGGCTTCCTTCTGTTTTTATCGCGATACTATTCACAAATCACATCTGCCTTAGAGATAACGATATTTGAAACGTCAAACGATACCGACGTACAAGTTTCAGCTGCCATACCAATTGACaatatcgaaaaatataaaaccagCATCGTTAGAGTTCTTTCGATTGATACTACATCGGATATTGTCAATAAATTGCGTATAAAAACGTCCGCGGACGATTTCAGTAGACTACATAATGAAATCGTAATGTTACAGGGGCGTATTAAGGaaagtttgatatttatattttcagggaacggattttataaataaattgtgtgaaatagtattaaattaatggatattatttaaaaataattgtgaaacgtttatttcaatatataagaCGAGTCgttttgcttccaaaatacataaataattagaaCGAGGTCCAACACtgtttattttaagaaatattaaatattttatatttacagaTCAAAAGTGTGGAATTTATAGCAAAAcactataaaaaaatcttatatttgattatatataaatttatttgtgtcgtaagtttaataaacaaaatgttaaaaaacattttattgcactaatatttaaaaaaaactgagtCCGTATCTGAGTTTAGTTATAGTTTGAACGCACATATTGGGAGATTTCAATATGGCGGATTAGCAACCAATTTTcgatattgaataatatttaaaaaaaactgagtCCGTATCTGAGTTTAGTTATAGTTTGAACGCACATATTGAGATATTTCAATATGGCGGATTAGCAATCAATCTtcgatattgaatatttaaaaagaactGAGTCCGTTCCTGTGTATCTGACGCATTGAAAAAACTTTCAGTTTCGGTGAACTGTAAAGACACCAAGATCGCAGTACAAGTAAGAACTAATAAGCCTTTCAATGGGAGGATTTATGCTCTTGGTAGATCTGAGACTTGCAACGTGGACGTGGCAAACAGCGATTTATTTAGATTGGACCTCACAATGAACGGACAAGACTGTAATACTCAATCAGTGGTAAGTGTAATTTAAAGTTCAAAACCGCTCATTTATTAAATGTAAATCTATCTTAATATggatatatatttaaaaaaaaaaacaaccttATTAATGactattattcaaataaaaatatttattattttatattaaatattacatacCAATTTAATTTGTTCCACTTTGTGAGGTTAAGTTCATTTCCCgttaataaaaacacttttttagtagatatttttatgaaaaaacacatatttcaaattgatttcacaatttttattaaaaatgtatcattattagtagaaataataataattattgaaatatttacttcaaaCTAATATTACAAATCAACACAACACTGTAGacgtttaaataaaaatgacattaCATAAATAGGTTGCGTTCCATGTAATACTTTCGCACGCTCGAAATAACAATAACGTTAAAAATGCCGTGACGTTATAGTTGGAATGCACCTATTGAGAGATCACAATATGGCGGATTTGTAGAAACGTGCAGAATATATTACTTCCTGTATTAATCTTCCAACATTGATTCACTAAAATTTATAGTTGCCTTTTCAAGAAAACTGAGTTTTGCAtcagaaaatagaaaaaaaactctCTAATGTGTGgggaaatttgtttatttctaattattgaaATGGATACAATTCAACCTATTAACGGAAGCTACTGTTGTTTCcggtaatatttttatcatttcctgTTTAGTTCACatattttaatttcgaaaactaaacttttttattacataacaAGTATTTCTAACGAACGATtcaga harbors:
- the LOC130900056 gene encoding uncharacterized protein LOC130900056 isoform X1, which translates into the protein MAPSNPLLIGLILVIINFSGTLGRIAFEKLTDYDYRGNTYYTVKNLSLYECQGWCREEPDCQAAAFSFVLNPLIPIQETLCLLQNETSSSNPSATPQRAVNMYYMTKLQLRSENICLRPWAFERVPNKMIRGLDNALIYTSTKEACLAACLNEHRFTCRSAEYNYVTLQCQLSDTDRRTSGQFVQFVDAQGVDYFENLCLKGNQACKGNRNYVVPRIGVADDKVAQYATLHYYTDKELQVTSESACRLACEIENEFLCRSFLYKGTPQGNQYNCQLFHLDHKTLPDGPSTYLNAERPLIDNGERIGTYYENICEKSSTTAPGSPSDNSLPVVFETTEDTTLNNLTRNDVNCDKTGTCYDVSVNCKDTKIAVQVRTNKPFNGRIYALGRSETCNVDVANSDLFRLDLTMNGQDCNTQSVVGVYSNTVVLQHHSVVMTKADKIYKVKCTYDMSSKNVTFGMMPIRDPEMISITSAPEAPPPRIRILDSRQREVETVRIGDKLTFRIEIPEDTPYGIFARSCVAMAKDSKSTFQIIDDEGCPVDATIFPAFTPDGTALQSIYEAFRFTESYGVIFQCNVKYCLGPCDAAVCEWGRDSLESWGRKKRSVTNQTNDDEKDGDMTLSQEILVLDFGDEKQSEFLKSELSSAEFGKDKTVTIIEPCPTKTSVLALGVTCALLVLLYISTLFCYYMKKWLNPGKHVA
- the LOC130900056 gene encoding uncharacterized protein LOC130900056 isoform X2 translates to MYYMTKLQLRSENICLRPWAFERVPNKMIRGLDNALIYTSTKEACLAACLNEHRFTCRSAEYNYVTLQCQLSDTDRRTSGQFVQFVDAQGVDYFENLCLKGNQACKGNRNYVVPRIGVADDKVAQYATLHYYTDKELQVTSESACRLACEIENEFLCRSFLYKGTPQGNQYNCQLFHLDHKTLPDGPSTYLNAERPLIDNGERIGTYYENICEKSSTTAPGSPSDNSLPVVFETTEDTTLNNLTRNDVNCDKTGTCYDVSVNCKDTKIAVQVRTNKPFNGRIYALGRSETCNVDVANSDLFRLDLTMNGQDCNTQSVVGVYSNTVVLQHHSVVMTKADKIYKVKCTYDMSSKNVTFGMMPIRDPEMISITSAPEAPPPRIRILDSRQREVETVRIGDKLTFRIEIPEDTPYGIFARSCVAMAKDSKSTFQIIDDEGCPVDATIFPAFTPDGTALQSIYEAFRFTESYGVIFQCNVKYCLGPCDAAVCEWGRDSLESWGRKKRSVTNQTNDDEKDGDMTLSQEILVLDFGDEKQSEFLKSELSSAEFGKDKTVTIIEPCPTKTSVLALGVTCALLVLLYISTLFCYYMKKWLNPGKHVA